Proteins from one Erpetoichthys calabaricus chromosome 11, fErpCal1.3, whole genome shotgun sequence genomic window:
- the LOC114661061 gene encoding peroxisomal membrane protein PMP34 — protein sequence MAEGRTATTILSYETLVHAVAGALGSMTAMTVFYPLDTARIRLQVDANRKPKSTPSILAEIAKEEGLTALYRGWFPVISSLCCSNFVYFYTFNSLKTALANGKAASQPGKDLLMGIISGTVNVLLTTPMWVMNTRLKLQGAKFRSTELHQTHYAGIFDAFRQIVKSEGVKALWNGVLPSLILVFNPAVQFMFYEGMKRRAGRGRRKISSVEIFLIGAVAKAIAVTATYPLQTVQAMLRFGQYKTEGKTGLVASIQSVLQLLKERLRMQGMQGLYKGLEAKLLQTVLTAALMLVVYEKITAATFKVMGLSRKVKH from the exons ATGGCCGAAGGACGAACGGCTACGACGATTCTGTCCTACGAAACTCTGGTCCACGCCGTGGCAGGCGCGCTG GGTAGTATGACTGCCATGACTGTATTTTATCCTCTGGACACTGCAAGGATTCGATTGCAAG TGGATGCAAACAGGAAACCCAAGTCTACACCTTCAATTCTGGCTGAAATCGCTAAAGAAGAAGGCCT AACTGCACTCTACCGTGGTTGGTTCCCTGTCATCTCCAGTCTCTGCTGTTCCAACTTTGTCTATTTCTACACATTCAACAGTCTTAAGACAGCCTTGGCGAATGGGAAGGCTGCTTCTCAGCCGGGAAAGGACTTGCTTATGGGCATCATCTCAG ggaCAGTTAATGTGCTTCTCACCACTCCCATGTGGGTCATGAACACCCGGCTGAAGTTACAGGGAGCCAAGTTCAGAAGCACAGAGCTTCACCAGACACATTACGCAGGCATATTTG ATGCCTTTAGGCAGATTGTCAAAAGCGAAGGGGTGAAGGCCCTCTGGAATGGAGTGCTGCCATCTCTCATCTTGGTTTTCAATCCTGCAGTGCAATTCATGTTCTATGAAGGGATGAAGCGTCGGGCTGGCAGAGGAAGAAGGAAG ATTTCATCCGTGGAGATCTTTCTGATTGGAGCTGTTGCCAAAGCGATTGCTGTGACGGCCACCTACCCGCTTCAGACGGTGCAGGCCATGCTGAGG TTTGGCCAGTACAAAACTGAAGGCAAAACTGGGCTTGTGGCAAGTATTCAGAGTGTGCTTCAGCTTCTTAAGGAACGACTCAG GATGCAAGGCATGCAGGGGCTGTATAAAGGTCTGGAGGCCAAGTTGCTGCAGACAGTGCTGACTGCTGCCCTAATGCTCGTGGTTTATGAGAAGATCACCGCTGCAACCTTCAAGGTGATGGGTCTGTCCAGAAAGGTCAAGCATTGA